The genomic segment CAGTCGGACCGTGCCCGTGCCTGCTGGCGTGAAGCGCTCACGGCGTACGAGCAGGCCGGCTCGTCCGAGGCAGCCGAGGTGCGTGGCCTGCTCCATCCGGTCGCGGCGGCGTGACACCCCTGGGGCGGGGCGTTCATCGAACGTTTATGGGTGGCTGACAGTCTCAGGCCATCGATCCGTCGCGTCGGGGGGCAGGCGGATCTCGCAGGCCTCATGGCTACCCTGAGGCCGCCTGAAACGCCCGTTCGGCGACCCCCGGGGGAGTCGCCGAACGGGCGCTTCCACCGAGAAGCACCGCTCACTCACGGGGAGTTCCAGCTATGAGCGAAAAGAAGAAGCAGGACCCGGAGATCACCACGATGGACCAGCACGCACCCGCCCCGCCGAGCAAGGACGGAGCGATCACCACGCTGGACCAGCACGCACCCGCCCCGCCGAGCAAGGACGGAGCGATCACCACGCTGGACCAGCACGCACCCGCCCCGCCGAGCAAGGACGGAGCGATCACCACGCTGGACCAGCACGCACCCGCCCCGCCCGCCCTGGACCTGGGCGGCAAGTAGACCTTCCTCCCGACGGGGATCGGCCGCGGTGGCGCGGAGGGGGAGCCACCGCGGCCGAGGTGTGTCCGGGGC from the Streptomyces sp. NBC_00310 genome contains:
- a CDS encoding sigma-like protein, which translates into the protein MSEKKKQDPEITTMDQHAPAPPSKDGAITTLDQHAPAPPSKDGAITTLDQHAPAPPSKDGAITTLDQHAPAPPALDLGGK